In the genome of Pseudoglutamicibacter cumminsii, one region contains:
- a CDS encoding metal-sensitive transcriptional regulator: MTDSTGSTHHDPHAGHGYTQDKTALLNRLRRIEGQVRGISRMVEENTYCLDILTQVASVNSAIHKVSLELIRDHINHCVVDAAQKSLDTGDATIVQNKVDEITAAVGRLLR; this comes from the coding sequence ATGACTGATTCGACTGGCTCCACGCATCACGATCCGCACGCGGGTCACGGCTACACCCAAGACAAGACGGCGTTGCTGAACCGGTTGCGCCGCATCGAAGGGCAAGTCCGCGGAATCTCGCGCATGGTCGAGGAGAACACGTACTGCCTCGACATCCTCACCCAGGTCGCGTCAGTGAACTCGGCCATCCATAAGGTTTCGCTCGAGCTCATCCGGGACCACATCAACCACTGCGTGGTCGATGCCGCGCAGAAGTCCCTAGACACAGGCGACGCCACGATCGTCCAGAACAAGGTCGACGAGATCACCGCCGCCGTCGGCCGCCTCCTGCGCTAA
- a CDS encoding carbamoyl-phosphate synthase translates to MTTVSPNQPFVPVLYGGDMGTYAMARAFHENYGVTSVIVTGESNGAISNSTIVDLRPAGTMTDEDRVIQFLLEQGRELAGPRRRPLLLLGSMDLHIGQLVRNREALEEFYTLPYPDERTIAAAANKAEFYAACEKLGIPHPRTVVVDPGKAAGGNAEAAVPGELPEFPLIGKPADSAAWVNARFEGKQKVFRFTDRDAVVTMVGRMAEAGYTQPFILQEMIPGGDENMRLCSMYGAKDGSGTLYVANANVVVEEHSPIVEGNSAGIVTVDNPDIVPSVKALVEHFGWTGWAMVDAKLDPRDGVVKLFEMNPRLGRNHYYMQAAGLAASRVYVQQWLDAGEFGLSDGSPVVSDADSRVDGETRVLTREHLYTVLPLWLLKKYAKGASGEQAKALIKARKVTNPLFYKVERSPRRWLYIAMAMVNYVKKFRDFPPV, encoded by the coding sequence GTGACGACCGTGAGCCCCAACCAGCCTTTTGTCCCCGTTTTGTATGGCGGCGACATGGGTACGTACGCGATGGCGCGGGCGTTCCACGAGAACTACGGCGTCACGTCGGTCATCGTGACGGGCGAGTCGAACGGCGCGATCAGCAATTCCACCATCGTGGACCTGCGGCCGGCAGGAACCATGACGGACGAGGACCGCGTGATCCAGTTCTTGCTCGAACAGGGGCGGGAGCTTGCGGGGCCAAGGCGCCGACCACTGTTGCTTCTAGGGTCGATGGACCTCCACATCGGGCAGTTGGTGCGCAACCGTGAGGCGCTCGAGGAGTTCTATACCCTCCCCTACCCTGACGAGCGCACCATCGCGGCGGCCGCGAATAAAGCTGAATTTTATGCGGCGTGCGAGAAGTTGGGGATCCCGCACCCGCGCACTGTGGTGGTTGATCCGGGCAAGGCTGCAGGCGGGAACGCGGAAGCCGCGGTCCCGGGTGAGCTGCCTGAGTTCCCGCTGATCGGTAAGCCGGCTGATTCCGCGGCGTGGGTCAACGCCCGGTTTGAAGGCAAGCAGAAGGTTTTCCGTTTCACGGACCGCGATGCGGTGGTCACGATGGTGGGCCGCATGGCTGAGGCCGGATACACGCAGCCGTTCATCCTGCAGGAAATGATTCCTGGCGGCGACGAGAACATGCGGTTGTGCTCGATGTACGGTGCTAAGGATGGTTCTGGGACGCTGTATGTTGCCAACGCGAATGTGGTGGTTGAGGAGCATTCCCCGATTGTTGAGGGGAACTCGGCGGGCATCGTCACCGTTGACAATCCGGATATTGTGCCGTCCGTCAAGGCCTTGGTTGAGCATTTCGGCTGGACCGGCTGGGCGATGGTGGATGCCAAGTTGGATCCGCGCGATGGCGTGGTCAAGCTGTTCGAAATGAACCCGCGTTTGGGCCGGAACCACTATTACATGCAGGCGGCGGGGCTCGCGGCTTCGCGCGTGTATGTTCAGCAGTGGCTGGATGCCGGTGAGTTCGGGCTTTCCGATGGCAGCCCGGTTGTGTCCGATGCGGATTCCCGCGTGGACGGCGAAACCCGCGTGTTGACGCGCGAACACTTGTACACGGTGCTTCCGTTGTGGCTTTTGAAGAAGTACGCGAAAGGCGCCTCTGGCGAGCAGGCGAAGGCGCTCATCAAGGCTCGCAAGGTCACGAATCCGCTGTTCTATAAGGTTGAGCGCAGCCCCCGCCGGTGGCTGTATATCGCGATGGCGATGGTCAACTACGTCAAGAAGTTCCGCGACTTCCCGCCTGTTTAA
- a CDS encoding MFS transporter encodes MRTQTHNTFSRTWIVILCWFTVALEGFDLVALGATTPILTDPAAPHAGLTTETMTVVATLSLVGVGLGAVMIGPLSYRWGRRRTLLACVALFSIFTIAIPLLPTWALIALFRFIAGLGLGASMPVALTVMQETMASGRRAHATTVTMTGYHAGAVGASLVALAVADAWQWVFYIGGGLGIIVLPLIYLYLPDHSSAEEADAAASAEAETKPGIAALFADGRARSTIAMWIASFMGLLLVYGLNQWLPKIMVSAGYPVADSLVMLFVTNVGAVIGLLIGGATADRFGARGSIAVWFLLAAVFLLSLVIRFNSGFVLNAFLLVTGVFVFSAQVMIYGLVGYIYPAHLVSTGMGMTAGIGRFGAIIGPAVTGWMISTGNGYPGVFIFYAATALLAVVMVLLIRKPEQPSANRNSRANRNSRETMTQE; translated from the coding sequence ATGCGCACGCAAACACACAACACTTTCTCCCGCACCTGGATTGTGATCCTGTGCTGGTTCACGGTAGCCCTCGAAGGCTTCGACCTCGTGGCGCTCGGCGCCACGACCCCAATCCTCACGGACCCAGCCGCACCACACGCGGGCCTCACCACCGAAACCATGACGGTGGTCGCAACCCTGTCACTCGTAGGCGTGGGCCTCGGCGCCGTCATGATCGGTCCACTCAGCTACCGATGGGGCCGCCGCCGCACCCTCCTGGCGTGCGTAGCCCTCTTCAGCATCTTCACGATCGCGATACCGCTCCTGCCCACCTGGGCCCTCATCGCGCTCTTCCGGTTCATCGCCGGCCTCGGCCTCGGCGCATCGATGCCTGTTGCACTCACCGTCATGCAAGAAACCATGGCAAGCGGACGCCGGGCACACGCAACCACCGTGACCATGACGGGCTACCACGCCGGCGCAGTCGGAGCATCCCTCGTCGCGCTCGCCGTCGCGGACGCATGGCAGTGGGTCTTCTACATCGGTGGCGGCCTCGGCATCATCGTGCTGCCGCTGATCTACCTCTACTTGCCAGACCACAGCTCCGCCGAGGAAGCCGACGCAGCCGCCTCGGCCGAGGCGGAAACCAAGCCAGGCATCGCCGCCCTCTTCGCCGACGGACGCGCACGCTCCACCATCGCGATGTGGATCGCATCGTTCATGGGCCTGTTGCTTGTGTACGGCCTGAACCAGTGGCTACCTAAGATCATGGTCTCCGCCGGATACCCCGTCGCTGACTCGCTCGTGATGCTGTTCGTGACCAACGTCGGCGCCGTCATCGGCCTGCTGATCGGCGGCGCAACCGCAGACCGCTTTGGCGCCCGCGGATCCATCGCCGTGTGGTTCCTGCTCGCGGCAGTCTTCCTGCTTTCGCTCGTCATCCGTTTCAACAGCGGCTTCGTGCTCAACGCGTTCCTGCTGGTCACGGGCGTGTTTGTGTTCTCGGCCCAGGTGATGATCTACGGGCTCGTCGGCTACATCTATCCAGCCCACCTCGTGTCTACCGGCATGGGCATGACCGCCGGCATCGGGCGCTTCGGTGCCATCATCGGCCCGGCCGTTACCGGCTGGATGATCAGCACAGGCAACGGCTACCCAGGCGTCTTCATCTTCTATGCGGCCACGGCTCTTCTGGCTGTCGTCATGGTGCTCCTCATCCGGAAACCCGAACAGCCCAGTGCTAACCGAAACTCACGTGCCAACCGAAACTCACGTGAGACAATGACGCAAGAGTAA
- a CDS encoding ABC transporter ATP-binding protein → MSPLTKPTAPVRSAVVVDHVSKSYGEGDARAVALDDVSFDVNPGELVMITGPSGSGKSSILSLMGGLQRPDSGRIHIVGTDLYGLNRTQSARLRRRAIGFVFQDHNLISILTAAENVALPLELDGVRPRAARKAALEALDAVGLKDAADRWVMELSAGYQQRVAIARAITGEKRVILADEPTGALDQAASTETMRLLRQQAAAGSAVIVVTHEPETLPWADRVIELSDGKIVSDTTVVASAGATGAADTASAHAEQSTASLFDDDVLLGGTE, encoded by the coding sequence ATGAGCCCGCTGACCAAGCCAACAGCCCCAGTGAGGTCCGCGGTGGTCGTCGACCACGTGTCCAAAAGCTACGGCGAGGGTGACGCCCGTGCGGTCGCCCTCGACGACGTCTCATTCGATGTGAACCCTGGCGAGCTCGTGATGATCACCGGGCCATCAGGCTCAGGTAAGTCCTCCATCTTGTCTCTCATGGGTGGACTGCAGCGTCCGGATTCCGGCCGCATCCACATCGTCGGCACCGACCTTTACGGCTTGAACCGCACGCAGTCCGCGCGTTTGAGGCGCCGAGCCATCGGCTTTGTGTTCCAGGATCACAACCTCATCAGCATCCTCACGGCGGCAGAGAACGTCGCGCTGCCGCTTGAACTGGATGGTGTGCGGCCGCGTGCCGCGCGGAAAGCGGCACTTGAAGCGCTCGATGCGGTGGGCCTGAAAGACGCGGCAGACCGTTGGGTCATGGAGTTGTCGGCCGGGTATCAGCAACGGGTAGCGATTGCCCGCGCGATCACGGGCGAGAAGCGTGTGATCCTCGCGGACGAACCCACAGGCGCACTCGATCAAGCCGCCAGTACAGAAACGATGAGATTGTTGCGGCAGCAGGCTGCTGCGGGCTCCGCGGTGATCGTGGTGACGCACGAACCGGAAACGCTACCGTGGGCTGACCGCGTGATTGAGCTCAGCGACGGGAAGATCGTGTCTGACACCACCGTCGTCGCCTCCGCCGGTGCCACCGGCGCAGCCGACACCGCCTCCGCTCACGCGGAACAGTCCACTGCTTCACTATTCGACGACGACGTCCTGCTGGGTGGAACCGAGTGA
- a CDS encoding TetR/AcrR family transcriptional regulator, giving the protein MTNIPASRHDEATKALGRRELNRMATTEKIVNACLDLGEEIEWEDVTVDAVAERAGISHRTFFNYFSSLAEAVHYPLTVMIQDAPRRITDTNGGSADPAADPDSAPASEDQHIEAGEPLDYAQALAASIRLELLIPATRTLLLTRASAKLRAESLRTWENSVTQLLKPTQHLSPKARLVAEVHVRAAVAAAQVAFEHWAAALSHSPTKADVEALRRDIGRAVSLVSPTDMLPTSNTDTTHLTWPDWLSSDEREEIYEAFKVGGTGNPAAPNASKQTCRNA; this is encoded by the coding sequence ATGACCAACATTCCTGCATCACGTCACGATGAAGCAACTAAAGCGCTCGGTAGGCGTGAGCTCAACCGCATGGCCACAACCGAGAAGATTGTGAACGCATGCCTCGATCTCGGCGAGGAAATCGAATGGGAAGACGTCACTGTCGATGCGGTCGCTGAGCGGGCAGGGATTTCCCACCGGACGTTCTTCAACTACTTCAGCTCACTGGCTGAAGCGGTGCACTATCCGCTGACGGTAATGATTCAGGATGCTCCTAGACGAATCACCGACACGAACGGCGGTTCTGCCGATCCCGCCGCCGACCCTGATTCTGCCCCGGCGTCTGAAGACCAGCACATCGAGGCCGGAGAACCGCTTGACTACGCGCAAGCGCTCGCTGCTTCGATACGGCTTGAACTGCTGATCCCTGCAACCCGCACACTCTTGCTGACTCGCGCATCCGCTAAGCTTCGCGCCGAATCGTTGCGCACATGGGAAAACAGCGTCACCCAGCTCCTCAAGCCAACTCAGCATCTTTCACCGAAAGCGCGGCTCGTGGCCGAGGTTCACGTCAGAGCCGCGGTGGCCGCCGCTCAAGTGGCCTTCGAACACTGGGCTGCGGCACTTTCCCACAGCCCCACCAAGGCAGACGTCGAGGCGTTGCGTCGCGACATCGGCCGGGCAGTCTCACTGGTCTCACCCACAGACATGTTGCCCACATCGAACACTGACACCACCCACCTCACGTGGCCGGACTGGCTCTCCAGCGATGAACGCGAAGAAATCTATGAGGCGTTCAAAGTGGGAGGAACCGGCAACCCGGCGGCACCGAACGCATCAAAGCAAACGTGCCGCAACGCGTAA
- a CDS encoding MMPL family transporter, protein MGKLTNQFSIPGTETQKTLDQVKGVFPDFSGGTGSVVFATENGEKFTSEQKKKIDSILSGLEDDKTVLSAVNPFKSQEELSKAGEKIAEGKKELEKNEKKLADGQKQLDGAKKQLEDGQKELDDGKKQLEDGLKQAEEAAQQLEAAGMTQSPEYMQAQGTIQALKQQEAGLKAKQAELDAGRAEIDAKQKELDDGKKQLEDGRAELAQGQRQAESAEGMKFVSDDGATAISHMQFEGQAEAMESEKRDHLLSELHSVESLGVEVYPSTEISSDLNSIFGIGEVIGLVIAGLVLLIMMGTFVGAGLPLLQAVLGVGAGVAGTLAFSSVLDMASITPALALMLGLAVGIDYTLFIVHRHRRQLMQGVEVKESIGLAVGTSGSAVVFAGLTVVIALAALVVPGLPFLSILGLSAAATVALAVLIAITLTPALLSLIGTRIVSKRAQRAFDAKQEKQQARAAAAGAEDAKDHGNHTGWARFTTGKPWIAALAGVLLLGIIAIPATKLTTALPDGAQEPYGSDAQVAYTKISDDFGAGFNGPILGLVTLPEGASEVEAQKSLYEAAEKVRKFDGVIAAAPTQQSDDNRYGLLQIIPTTGPADKKTVELVDQIRAAEPEIENATGAKLALTGQVTAMIDVSEKMAEALPPYLVIVVGLSLVLLLLVFRSIVVPLVATLGFLLSLAAAFGATVAVYQLGWLGELFGVHTPGPIMSFLPILLTGILFGLAMDYQMFLVTAMREAFVHGASPRAAVRKGMKSAAPVVVAAALIMISVFAGFIFSELAMIRPIGFALAFGVLFDAFVVRLTITPAIMTLLGKHAWFIPRWLDKVLPNVDVEGESLSEEIAAAERAAGAR, encoded by the coding sequence ATGGGCAAGCTGACCAACCAGTTCTCGATCCCAGGAACTGAAACCCAGAAGACCCTCGATCAAGTAAAAGGGGTCTTCCCTGACTTCAGCGGCGGCACCGGCTCGGTCGTTTTTGCTACCGAGAACGGCGAAAAGTTCACGTCTGAACAGAAAAAGAAGATCGACTCGATCCTCTCTGGCCTCGAAGACGACAAGACTGTGCTCTCCGCGGTCAACCCGTTCAAGAGCCAGGAAGAGCTCTCAAAGGCAGGCGAGAAGATCGCCGAAGGCAAGAAAGAGCTCGAGAAGAACGAGAAGAAACTAGCCGACGGCCAGAAGCAACTGGACGGCGCGAAGAAACAGCTCGAAGACGGCCAGAAGGAACTCGATGACGGCAAGAAGCAGCTCGAAGACGGCCTGAAGCAGGCTGAAGAGGCCGCGCAACAGCTCGAAGCGGCTGGCATGACCCAGAGCCCGGAGTACATGCAGGCGCAGGGAACCATCCAGGCGCTCAAGCAGCAAGAGGCTGGCTTGAAGGCCAAGCAAGCGGAACTCGATGCGGGCCGCGCTGAGATCGACGCTAAGCAGAAAGAACTCGATGACGGCAAGAAGCAACTCGAAGACGGCCGGGCGGAGCTAGCTCAGGGCCAGCGGCAAGCGGAATCCGCGGAAGGCATGAAGTTCGTCTCTGATGACGGCGCGACCGCGATCTCTCACATGCAGTTCGAAGGCCAGGCGGAAGCCATGGAGTCCGAGAAGCGCGATCACCTGCTGAGCGAGCTTCACAGCGTCGAAAGCCTGGGAGTTGAGGTTTACCCGTCTACCGAAATCTCCTCCGACCTGAACAGCATCTTCGGCATCGGAGAGGTCATCGGCCTCGTTATTGCAGGCCTTGTGCTGCTCATCATGATGGGCACGTTCGTGGGTGCCGGGCTGCCGCTTCTGCAAGCAGTCCTGGGTGTGGGCGCTGGTGTCGCGGGTACCCTCGCATTCTCTTCAGTGCTGGATATGGCCTCGATTACCCCAGCCCTGGCTCTCATGCTGGGCTTGGCTGTGGGTATTGACTACACACTGTTCATCGTTCACCGCCACCGCCGCCAGCTGATGCAGGGCGTTGAGGTCAAGGAATCGATTGGCTTGGCGGTCGGTACCTCCGGTAGCGCTGTTGTATTCGCTGGCTTGACGGTTGTGATTGCGCTTGCCGCGTTGGTTGTTCCGGGCTTGCCGTTCCTTTCGATTCTGGGCTTGTCCGCTGCCGCGACGGTCGCGTTGGCTGTGTTGATCGCGATCACGCTGACCCCTGCGTTGCTTTCGTTGATCGGCACGCGGATCGTTTCGAAGCGTGCACAGAGGGCTTTCGATGCTAAGCAAGAGAAACAGCAGGCTCGTGCAGCAGCCGCTGGCGCTGAGGATGCTAAAGACCACGGCAACCACACTGGGTGGGCTCGTTTCACTACCGGCAAGCCGTGGATCGCGGCACTTGCTGGCGTGCTGTTGCTCGGGATTATTGCGATCCCAGCTACCAAGCTCACGACTGCGTTGCCTGACGGCGCCCAAGAGCCGTATGGCTCGGATGCACAGGTTGCGTACACGAAGATTTCTGACGATTTCGGCGCTGGTTTCAACGGTCCTATCCTCGGTCTCGTGACTCTGCCGGAGGGGGCATCTGAAGTTGAGGCGCAGAAGTCTCTATACGAAGCCGCTGAGAAGGTCCGCAAGTTCGATGGTGTGATCGCTGCTGCCCCAACCCAGCAGAGTGATGACAACCGTTACGGCTTGCTCCAGATCATCCCAACTACTGGCCCTGCCGATAAGAAGACCGTTGAACTGGTCGACCAGATCCGTGCGGCCGAACCTGAGATTGAAAACGCTACGGGCGCGAAGCTCGCGTTGACTGGTCAGGTGACCGCGATGATCGACGTGTCCGAAAAGATGGCGGAAGCTCTGCCGCCATATCTCGTGATTGTGGTGGGCTTGTCGCTCGTGCTGTTGCTGCTCGTGTTCCGCTCAATCGTTGTGCCGCTGGTCGCAACGCTCGGCTTCCTGCTTTCGCTCGCAGCCGCGTTCGGTGCAACCGTTGCGGTGTATCAGTTGGGTTGGCTCGGTGAACTGTTCGGCGTCCATACGCCTGGCCCGATCATGTCCTTCCTGCCAATCCTGTTGACCGGTATCTTGTTCGGTCTGGCGATGGACTACCAGATGTTCCTCGTGACCGCGATGCGCGAGGCATTCGTGCACGGCGCCTCACCTCGCGCAGCAGTCCGCAAGGGTATGAAGTCGGCAGCCCCAGTTGTGGTGGCCGCGGCGCTCATCATGATCTCCGTGTTCGCAGGCTTCATCTTCTCCGAACTCGCGATGATCCGTCCGATCGGTTTCGCGCTGGCATTCGGTGTGCTGTTCGACGCGTTCGTGGTCCGGTTGACCATCACCCCGGCAATCATGACGCTGCTCGGCAAGCACGCGTGGTTCATCCCACGCTGGCTCGACAAGGTCTTGCCGAACGTGGACGTTGAAGGTGAATCCCTCAGCGAAGAGATCGCGGCCGCCGAGCGCGCCGCCGGCGCGCGGTAG
- a CDS encoding phosphoribosylanthranilate isomerase: protein MFVKICGLTTAEDSRHAVRSGADAVGIIHYEPSPRHADHEQSVRVAETAREAFAEHQRPAHIVLVVFDTPAVAAAWDAIEIGANVLQLHGNYGAEDVAAARDVFNKAPELGAEYAPRQVWWATSLKHHPHVESGQSGEDVLLIDAAVPGSGSTWDLTALEHAKLAEPWLLAGGLNPDNVAQAVTDAQPWGVDVSSGVESERGIKSMNKIAEFIHNAKTAHARLNAGFHAAHAPEHGAGVDEASAEDTDAEGRA from the coding sequence GTGTTCGTCAAGATCTGTGGGCTGACCACAGCCGAAGACTCACGCCACGCCGTGAGATCCGGTGCAGACGCAGTCGGGATCATCCACTACGAACCCAGCCCCCGCCACGCAGATCACGAGCAGTCCGTGCGCGTAGCGGAAACGGCGCGGGAAGCCTTCGCTGAGCATCAACGTCCCGCGCACATCGTGCTGGTTGTTTTCGATACCCCGGCGGTTGCAGCGGCATGGGACGCGATCGAGATCGGCGCGAACGTGTTGCAACTCCACGGGAACTACGGGGCTGAGGACGTCGCGGCCGCTCGCGACGTTTTCAACAAAGCTCCCGAGCTGGGCGCCGAGTACGCGCCGCGGCAAGTGTGGTGGGCGACCTCCCTCAAACACCATCCGCACGTTGAAAGCGGGCAGAGCGGCGAAGACGTTCTGCTGATCGACGCCGCAGTCCCGGGCTCAGGAAGCACGTGGGACCTCACGGCGCTCGAACACGCCAAGCTCGCCGAACCGTGGCTTCTGGCCGGCGGCCTCAACCCCGACAACGTCGCGCAAGCGGTCACCGATGCGCAGCCATGGGGCGTGGACGTTTCCTCCGGCGTGGAATCTGAACGCGGCATCAAATCAATGAACAAGATCGCCGAATTCATCCACAATGCCAAGACCGCCCACGCCCGCCTCAACGCCGGTTTCCACGCCGCGCACGCCCCGGAACACGGCGCTGGCGTAGATGAGGCCAGCGCAGAGGACACCGACGCGGAGGGCCGAGCATGA
- a CDS encoding GNAT family N-acetyltransferase — protein sequence MSTHLRALDLPEGLLAFVGNLRSMDAPTWAGISTLRQNVFIVEQECNYADQDLDDLEDTTEHLWVEDGAGVVFATLRIMNEKPKGTGLGLPLLGNAQAGNAQSINIFNPSGNASGNSAAGSAPQTKRIGRVAVHSKRRGQGIGRTLMKTAVARCGKRRIVLDAQSHLADWYTQFGFVVDGDEFLDVGIAHVPMVREAL from the coding sequence GTGTCCACTCACCTTCGTGCCCTCGATCTTCCGGAAGGGCTGCTTGCTTTCGTAGGGAACCTGCGTTCCATGGACGCACCCACGTGGGCCGGCATTTCCACGTTGCGGCAGAACGTTTTCATCGTCGAACAGGAATGCAACTACGCAGACCAGGACCTCGACGACCTTGAGGACACCACGGAACACTTGTGGGTTGAAGACGGCGCCGGGGTCGTGTTCGCGACCCTGCGGATCATGAACGAAAAACCGAAAGGCACCGGCCTCGGCCTACCGCTGCTGGGAAATGCACAGGCCGGGAATGCGCAGAGCATCAACATCTTCAACCCTAGCGGCAACGCGTCGGGTAACAGCGCCGCGGGTTCCGCGCCGCAAACCAAACGCATCGGCCGAGTTGCGGTGCACAGCAAACGCCGCGGCCAGGGCATCGGGCGCACGCTCATGAAGACTGCGGTGGCGCGTTGCGGTAAGCGCCGCATCGTGCTCGACGCGCAATCCCACCTGGCTGACTGGTACACGCAGTTCGGTTTCGTGGTGGACGGCGACGAGTTCCTCGACGTAGGAATCGCGCACGTGCCGATGGTGCGCGAAGCACTCTAA
- a CDS encoding lipid II:glycine glycyltransferase FemX, which translates to MAETTSPLNAPLIKAREISTEEHLEFLAQHPDASFMQTPAWGGVKSDWDPVSLGIYAGEKLVGSALVLLRWAPVIKRCLAYVPMGPVIDWSEYPADAVVDALVEDVKRRGAFALRFGPNVKLKRWASAGVRKVQGAGTMQTLDELEPTETYELGAQLTDAFRARGARPLGGGLDFEAGQPACLALVPLVDDQGNQLDLEGALKSFSSGDRRNARKARRVGFVVHENPDNVFARFSALMDATGKRQDFRPRPASYYETLYKELNDQEPGSCRIFIASAPDDENHDLAAVMLVMRGNQAWYPYGGSVQDRTYSGAPRLLQTVMIEAAIERGCVVLDQGGVTSTLQMGGEHAGGLTHFKTGLGADIFRMVGEWEIAISKPITWAFNKYMDIRSK; encoded by the coding sequence ATGGCTGAAACGACTTCCCCACTGAATGCTCCCTTGATTAAAGCGCGTGAAATCAGCACTGAAGAGCACCTTGAGTTCCTGGCGCAGCACCCTGATGCGAGCTTCATGCAGACCCCGGCCTGGGGTGGCGTGAAGTCTGATTGGGATCCGGTTTCGCTCGGTATTTACGCGGGCGAGAAGCTCGTTGGCTCTGCGTTGGTTCTTTTGCGCTGGGCGCCGGTCATCAAGCGTTGCCTCGCTTATGTGCCGATGGGACCAGTGATCGATTGGTCTGAATACCCTGCGGACGCAGTGGTCGATGCGCTGGTTGAGGACGTGAAGCGGCGCGGCGCGTTCGCGTTGCGTTTCGGCCCGAACGTCAAACTAAAGCGGTGGGCTTCCGCTGGTGTCCGGAAGGTTCAGGGCGCCGGAACTATGCAGACCCTCGATGAGCTTGAGCCCACCGAAACATACGAGCTGGGTGCCCAGCTCACTGATGCTTTCCGTGCCCGCGGCGCTCGCCCGCTCGGTGGCGGCTTGGATTTCGAAGCCGGCCAGCCCGCATGCCTCGCACTGGTTCCGCTCGTGGATGACCAGGGGAACCAGCTGGATCTGGAGGGCGCGCTGAAATCGTTTTCATCCGGTGACCGCCGCAATGCTCGCAAGGCGCGGCGCGTTGGCTTTGTGGTGCATGAGAATCCCGACAATGTCTTCGCTCGCTTCAGCGCACTGATGGATGCAACCGGTAAGCGGCAGGATTTCAGGCCTCGCCCAGCGTCATATTATGAGACCCTCTACAAAGAACTGAACGATCAAGAACCGGGTTCTTGCCGCATCTTTATTGCGTCCGCCCCGGACGACGAGAACCACGACCTCGCCGCCGTGATGCTGGTGATGCGAGGCAATCAGGCTTGGTATCCATACGGCGGTTCGGTTCAAGACCGTACCTACTCGGGTGCCCCTCGCTTGCTACAGACCGTGATGATTGAGGCTGCGATTGAGCGCGGCTGCGTTGTGTTGGATCAAGGTGGCGTCACCTCAACCCTGCAGATGGGCGGAGAGCACGCGGGCGGTTTGACGCACTTCAAGACCGGCCTCGGCGCGGATATTTTCCGGATGGTCGGCGAGTGGGAGATCGCGATCAGCAAACCGATCACGTGGGCGTTCAATAAATACATGGACATCCGTTCCAAGTAG
- a CDS encoding heavy-metal-associated domain-containing protein: MSVTLNVSGMTCHHCVSSVKEELGEIDGVTNIDVALNTGGTSVVTFDASASVTDQQLRDAIDEAGYDITEVTRA, translated from the coding sequence ATGTCTGTAACCCTGAACGTTTCCGGCATGACCTGCCACCACTGCGTCTCGTCTGTCAAAGAAGAACTCGGCGAGATCGACGGCGTCACCAACATCGACGTCGCGCTCAACACCGGCGGTACATCCGTCGTGACATTCGACGCCAGCGCTTCCGTGACCGACCAGCAGCTCCGCGACGCAATCGACGAGGCCGGCTACGACATCACGGAGGTGACCCGCGCGTGA